One window of the Corynebacterium glutamicum ATCC 13032 genome contains the following:
- a CDS encoding S1C family serine protease encodes MTNQFPTNNGENPDRASETPSETNSFEHVRSSYPQWGNTASNQNPYPGAGFGSEQNTQQGNEQQAPAWTSWDNQPLSTDVKPAKEKRKVGIGTALALMLVGSIATGSVVGVAATQLGSDSSTPVNALEQPSVQRTTNAEPGSAEQVAAAVLPSVVSIQAITRTSASEGSGSIISSDGYVMTNNHVVAGIEQSGVLEVSFSDGTTAQADFIAGDPSTDIAVIKIRDVSNLPVMSFGDSDALGVGQSVMAVGSPLGLSSTVTTGIVSAVNRPVRASGDGGESSLIDAIQTDAAINPGNSGGPLVDMDGNLIGMNSVIASISSTSDSAGSIGLGFSIPSNFAKRVADQLISTGQVTQPMIGVQVGTDNSVTGAVIASVQDGGPAADAGLQPGDIVTKLNDRVIDSPDSLIAAVRSHDFGETVTLTITQPDTSQSREVEVTLTSE; translated from the coding sequence ATGACAAATCAATTCCCCACAAACAACGGTGAGAACCCGGACCGTGCATCGGAAACTCCATCAGAAACCAACTCCTTCGAACATGTGCGTAGTTCATATCCGCAGTGGGGTAACACTGCTTCCAATCAAAACCCCTATCCTGGTGCGGGCTTCGGCTCTGAACAAAACACTCAACAAGGAAATGAGCAACAAGCTCCAGCCTGGACCAGTTGGGATAATCAGCCTCTAAGCACAGATGTAAAGCCAGCTAAAGAAAAGCGAAAAGTTGGCATCGGAACGGCACTCGCGTTAATGCTTGTTGGTTCTATTGCTACCGGTAGCGTTGTGGGTGTTGCAGCAACCCAGCTTGGTTCGGACTCTTCAACCCCAGTTAATGCTCTTGAGCAGCCCAGCGTGCAGCGCACCACTAATGCTGAACCAGGTTCAGCGGAACAGGTTGCTGCCGCAGTTTTGCCTTCTGTCGTCTCTATTCAGGCCATTACTAGGACGTCTGCTTCTGAGGGCTCTGGATCCATTATTTCCTCTGATGGTTACGTCATGACCAATAATCACGTCGTGGCAGGCATTGAACAATCTGGTGTGTTAGAAGTAAGTTTCTCCGATGGAACTACAGCGCAAGCTGATTTTATTGCTGGTGATCCTTCCACAGATATTGCTGTGATCAAGATTAGGGATGTGTCCAACCTTCCAGTTATGAGCTTTGGAGATTCGGACGCATTAGGCGTTGGACAAAGTGTGATGGCTGTTGGTTCTCCACTGGGTCTGAGCTCCACTGTGACCACCGGTATTGTGTCGGCCGTGAACCGTCCTGTGCGAGCTTCTGGTGATGGCGGAGAGTCGTCCCTCATCGATGCTATCCAGACCGATGCTGCGATCAACCCTGGTAACTCTGGTGGTCCGCTGGTTGATATGGATGGCAACCTCATTGGCATGAATTCGGTAATTGCATCGATTTCGAGCACCAGCGATTCCGCAGGTTCCATTGGTCTTGGTTTTTCTATCCCATCCAACTTTGCCAAGCGCGTGGCCGATCAATTGATCAGCACCGGCCAGGTAACTCAGCCGATGATCGGTGTGCAGGTTGGCACTGACAACTCAGTGACAGGCGCTGTGATTGCCAGTGTTCAAGATGGTGGACCGGCCGCAGATGCTGGACTTCAGCCAGGCGATATCGTGACCAAGCTCAATGATCGAGTTATTGATAGCCCAGACTCCTTGATCGCTGCTGTTCGTTCGCATGATTTTGGCGAAACCGTCACTTTAACAATTACACAGCCAGATACCTCGCAGAGCCGGGAGGTAGAGGTTACTCTGACGAGTGAGTAG
- a CDS encoding MogA/MoaB family molybdenum cofactor biosynthesis protein yields MSKDPLGSLTDVVDTRVPLPDVEPDPEFLKATEKEFHMASQKRALVVLVGDHVAEADGTGRLVTELLLESGFNVDAVVSVKSKKSQIRQAIETAVVGGADLVLTIGGVGVGPRDKTPEATSAVLDQDVPGIAQALRSSGLACGAVDASVSRGVAGVSGSTVVVNLAESRSAIRDGMATLTPLVDFVVDQLRTSVV; encoded by the coding sequence ATGAGCAAGGATCCATTGGGAAGTCTTACCGATGTTGTAGACACACGAGTTCCGCTTCCGGATGTTGAACCGGATCCGGAGTTCCTGAAGGCTACGGAAAAAGAATTCCACATGGCATCCCAGAAGCGCGCTCTTGTTGTCCTGGTGGGCGATCATGTCGCTGAGGCAGATGGGACTGGCCGTTTGGTTACGGAGCTGCTCTTAGAGTCTGGCTTCAACGTGGACGCTGTGGTCAGCGTGAAGTCTAAGAAGTCTCAGATTAGGCAAGCTATTGAAACCGCAGTTGTTGGCGGCGCTGACCTTGTGCTGACCATCGGCGGAGTGGGCGTTGGTCCTCGGGATAAAACTCCTGAGGCAACCAGCGCTGTGTTGGACCAGGACGTCCCAGGAATCGCGCAGGCGCTTCGTTCCTCCGGTTTGGCCTGTGGCGCGGTGGATGCAAGTGTTTCCCGAGGCGTAGCGGGCGTATCCGGCTCAACCGTGGTGGTCAACCTCGCTGAGTCTCGTTCGGCAATTCGTGATGGCATGGCAACTCTGACACCGTTGGTTGATTTTGTTGTAGATCAGCTTCGCACTTCCGTGGTTTGA
- the mscL gene encoding large conductance mechanosensitive channel protein MscL, with the protein MLKGFRDFVLRGNVIELAVAVVIGTAFTAIVTAFSESIINPLIASIGSTEVEGLGFHIRAGNAATFVDFGAVITAAINFLIIAAIVYFVLVAPMNKLSETLAKRKGVEEDETPASIEAELLTEIRDLLQEQKRLQ; encoded by the coding sequence ATGCTTAAAGGTTTTAGAGATTTCGTCCTTCGCGGAAATGTCATTGAACTCGCAGTTGCCGTGGTCATCGGTACTGCCTTCACCGCTATCGTGACAGCATTCTCCGAGAGCATCATCAACCCATTGATCGCTTCCATCGGCAGCACAGAGGTTGAAGGCCTCGGCTTCCACATCCGCGCCGGCAATGCCGCAACATTCGTGGATTTTGGTGCTGTCATCACCGCAGCGATCAACTTCCTCATCATCGCAGCAATTGTCTACTTCGTCCTCGTTGCTCCAATGAACAAGCTCAGCGAAACCCTCGCAAAGCGCAAGGGTGTTGAAGAAGACGAGACCCCAGCTTCCATCGAAGCAGAACTCCTCACCGAGATCCGCGATCTCCTGCAGGAGCAAAAGCGCCTTCAGTAG
- a CDS encoding SAF domain-containing protein → MAHSWLKKDPTAVVIVQEIPAGTKVEASDLGLQAIPTSLLPSTSYDSIDDVVGLVAASTLSSGEIATKPRFVGTELINSIATNVTDSSLVEEINMVPLSLAEPSVIPLLQHGDTISVVSQDPDTGLPENIAAGGTVILAGGTDPSTILIALPQSIAEKVAAQSLNTPLAVVLTGDRADNYTTEE, encoded by the coding sequence ATGGCACATTCTTGGCTCAAGAAGGATCCAACTGCCGTTGTCATAGTGCAAGAAATTCCTGCTGGCACCAAGGTTGAGGCCTCTGACCTTGGACTTCAGGCAATCCCTACTTCCCTACTGCCCAGCACCTCCTACGATTCGATTGACGATGTAGTTGGGCTCGTTGCGGCCTCCACATTAAGTTCCGGGGAAATAGCCACAAAGCCTCGATTCGTGGGCACCGAATTGATAAACTCCATTGCGACAAACGTCACTGATAGCTCTTTGGTGGAAGAAATTAACATGGTTCCACTCAGTTTGGCTGAACCTTCCGTCATCCCCCTACTGCAGCATGGGGACACCATTTCGGTTGTTTCCCAAGACCCAGACACCGGTCTCCCAGAGAACATTGCTGCAGGTGGAACAGTAATTCTGGCGGGTGGTACAGACCCCTCAACCATCTTGATTGCGCTTCCACAATCAATCGCTGAAAAGGTTGCAGCACAATCGCTCAATACCCCTCTGGCGGTAGTCCTGACCGGAGACAGAGCAGATAATTACACAACCGAAGAATAG
- a CDS encoding 5-formyltetrahydrofolate cyclo-ligase: MSQTKQELRTKLREARTNMDEASRTRENAAIIANVSYYIRSKQPKRIAAYVPVRTEPGGRLLLDALHAETSALILPVSLEDRRLDWALYEGPTSLVPGAFGIQEPGGTRLGPEALNFCDLVIAPALACTPSGIRLGKGGGFYDRALATGVKADVITLLFNGEIRDDIEVEEHDLPVNVIITPAGVRNLGA, encoded by the coding sequence ATGAGCCAAACTAAGCAGGAACTGCGCACGAAGCTTCGGGAAGCGCGCACCAATATGGATGAGGCTTCTCGCACGCGAGAAAACGCAGCCATCATTGCCAACGTTTCTTATTACATCCGCTCAAAGCAGCCAAAAAGGATTGCCGCTTACGTGCCGGTGCGTACCGAACCTGGTGGGCGATTGCTTCTCGACGCCCTCCACGCCGAAACTTCCGCGCTTATTTTGCCAGTCTCCCTCGAGGATCGACGCCTCGACTGGGCTCTTTATGAAGGCCCAACCAGCCTTGTTCCTGGCGCATTTGGCATCCAGGAACCCGGTGGCACTCGCCTTGGACCTGAAGCTCTCAACTTCTGCGACCTTGTCATCGCCCCCGCACTGGCATGCACCCCCAGTGGAATCAGGCTAGGTAAAGGTGGCGGTTTCTACGACCGCGCTCTAGCCACCGGAGTCAAGGCTGACGTGATTACTTTGCTCTTCAACGGAGAAATCCGCGACGATATCGAAGTGGAAGAACATGATCTTCCCGTCAACGTCATAATTACCCCCGCAGGTGTTCGGAACCTAGGAGCCTAA
- a CDS encoding UTP--glucose-1-phosphate uridylyltransferase: MSLPIDEHVNAVKTVVVPAAGLGTRFLPATKTVPKELLPVVDTPGIELIAAEAAELGATRLAIITAPNKAGVLAHFERSSELEETLMERGKTDQVEIIRRAADLIKAVPVTQDKPLGLGHAVGLAESVLDDDEDVVAVMLPDDLVLPTGVMERMAQVRAEFGGSVLCAVEVSEADVSKYGIFEIEADTKDSDVKKVKGMVEKPAIEDAPSRLAATGRYLLDRKIFDALRRITPGAGGELQLTDAIDLLIDEGHPVHIVIHQGKRHDLGNPGGYIPACVDFGLSHPVYGAQLKDAIKQILAEHEAAERIADDSQVK; the protein is encoded by the coding sequence ATGAGTTTGCCTATCGATGAGCACGTGAACGCGGTTAAAACCGTCGTAGTGCCTGCTGCAGGACTGGGAACCCGATTCCTTCCGGCCACCAAAACCGTACCCAAGGAGTTGCTGCCGGTTGTCGATACCCCAGGTATTGAGCTGATTGCTGCTGAGGCTGCCGAACTTGGTGCGACCAGGCTGGCGATCATCACTGCGCCAAACAAAGCTGGGGTACTTGCACACTTTGAGCGTTCTTCTGAATTGGAAGAAACGCTGATGGAGCGTGGCAAGACTGACCAGGTGGAGATAATCCGCCGCGCCGCCGATTTAATCAAGGCAGTTCCAGTAACCCAGGACAAGCCGCTGGGGCTAGGTCATGCTGTTGGTTTGGCTGAGTCTGTGTTGGATGATGATGAAGATGTCGTAGCGGTGATGTTGCCGGACGATCTCGTGTTGCCAACCGGTGTTATGGAGCGCATGGCTCAGGTCCGAGCAGAGTTCGGTGGATCTGTCCTTTGTGCAGTTGAGGTTTCTGAAGCTGACGTTTCTAAGTATGGCATCTTTGAAATCGAAGCTGACACCAAAGATTCCGATGTCAAAAAGGTCAAGGGCATGGTGGAAAAACCAGCCATCGAAGACGCGCCATCACGCCTCGCCGCGACTGGCCGCTACCTGCTTGACCGAAAAATCTTTGACGCCCTGCGCCGCATCACACCAGGCGCTGGCGGCGAGTTGCAGCTCACCGACGCGATTGATTTGCTTATCGACGAAGGCCATCCGGTCCATATCGTCATTCACCAGGGCAAACGCCACGATCTTGGCAACCCTGGCGGGTACATTCCGGCGTGTGTTGATTTCGGTCTGTCCCACCCTGTTTATGGTGCGCAGCTAAAAGATGCAATCAAACAGATTTTGGCTGAACATGAAGCTGCGGAACGTATTGCAGACGATTCTCAAGTAAAATAG
- the glp gene encoding molybdotransferase-like divisome protein Glp: protein MRSVEQQLSIVTEAAVAPEPVRIAIAEALGLMCAEEVQASRALPGFAQAAIDGYAVRAVDVGGEKSLSQQLPVAPPEKSLPVVGEVAAGSQQPLRLQPKQAVMVHTGAPLPMLADAVLPMAWSDRGRKRVTAQRPVRSGEFVRKEGDDIQPGDIAVSAGAVLGPAQIGLLAAVGRSKVLVYPRPRMSVISVGAELVDIDRQPGLGQVYDVNSYSLAAAGREAGADVYRYGIAAGEPRRIKEIIESQMLRSEIIVITGAVGGAGSAGVRQVLNELGDIDTERVAMHPGSVQGFGLLGENKIPCFLLPSNPVASLVIFETFVRPVVRMSLGKSNAARRVVRARALNHVVSVAGRKGFIRSRLMRDAETQDYLVEALGGATGAPSHLLAGLSEANGMIRIPEDVTEIRPGDVVDVIFLAQGR, encoded by the coding sequence GTGCGATCAGTCGAGCAACAGCTATCCATTGTCACCGAGGCAGCGGTAGCTCCAGAGCCAGTGCGTATTGCTATTGCAGAGGCACTGGGTTTGATGTGCGCGGAAGAGGTTCAAGCTAGTCGTGCTTTGCCGGGTTTCGCGCAAGCAGCGATTGATGGTTATGCGGTTCGAGCAGTCGATGTCGGCGGCGAGAAGTCGCTTAGCCAGCAACTGCCGGTTGCTCCTCCGGAAAAATCCCTGCCCGTGGTGGGTGAAGTAGCTGCGGGTTCTCAGCAGCCGTTGCGCCTGCAGCCTAAACAAGCAGTCATGGTCCACACCGGTGCGCCACTGCCGATGCTTGCGGATGCGGTGCTGCCCATGGCGTGGTCAGATCGTGGCCGCAAACGAGTAACCGCGCAGCGACCTGTGCGCTCTGGCGAGTTTGTGCGCAAAGAAGGCGATGACATCCAACCGGGAGACATCGCAGTCAGCGCCGGCGCGGTCTTAGGCCCTGCCCAAATTGGTTTGCTCGCAGCTGTTGGTCGCTCCAAAGTGTTGGTGTACCCACGCCCACGCATGTCGGTTATCTCCGTAGGCGCTGAACTTGTTGATATTGATCGCCAGCCAGGCCTCGGCCAGGTTTATGATGTCAATTCCTATTCTCTGGCTGCCGCCGGTAGGGAAGCGGGCGCAGATGTGTACCGCTACGGCATTGCTGCCGGTGAACCTCGTCGCATCAAAGAGATCATTGAATCCCAGATGCTGCGCTCGGAAATCATCGTCATCACCGGAGCTGTTGGCGGTGCTGGTTCAGCTGGCGTGCGCCAGGTTCTCAACGAGCTAGGCGATATCGACACCGAACGCGTCGCAATGCACCCCGGTTCTGTCCAAGGATTCGGTCTGCTCGGCGAGAACAAGATTCCATGCTTCCTTCTGCCTTCCAATCCGGTGGCGTCGTTAGTTATTTTTGAAACCTTCGTCCGCCCGGTCGTGCGCATGAGCCTGGGCAAGAGCAATGCGGCGCGCCGGGTTGTTCGAGCTCGAGCGCTCAACCACGTTGTGTCTGTGGCGGGTCGAAAAGGTTTCATCAGGTCCAGGCTCATGCGCGATGCAGAAACCCAGGACTACCTCGTGGAGGCTTTGGGTGGTGCAACGGGCGCACCATCGCACCTATTGGCAGGATTGTCCGAAGCAAACGGTATGATCCGCATTCCAGAAGATGTCACAGAAATCCGACCGGGAGATGTCGTGGACGTGATCTTCCTTGCCCAAGGTCGATAG
- a CDS encoding GNAT family N-acetyltransferase, with translation MRNAPSGPTHFRHPGWPESTQTVILPDGGRLRLRPLKRRDFRAWSDLRMRDKEFLKPVEPTVPTSWSEAHSRLSWWDNITYLMRAARKGTVVPMVIELDGRFVGQLTIGNIQHGGISDAWIGYWVSSAVTGRGIATAACALGVDHAFRRIGLHRLTATYLPSNPASGKVLGHSGFRPEGYLIRNLHIDGQWMDHHFVALLADEYSITAVERLTREGRLRR, from the coding sequence ATGCGTAATGCACCGTCAGGTCCGACGCATTTTCGACACCCCGGCTGGCCAGAGTCAACGCAAACGGTCATTTTGCCGGATGGCGGCAGGCTACGTTTGAGGCCCTTGAAGCGCCGTGATTTCCGCGCATGGTCGGATTTACGCATGCGCGATAAGGAATTCCTCAAGCCCGTGGAGCCCACGGTTCCCACGTCCTGGAGTGAAGCGCATTCGCGGTTGTCCTGGTGGGATAACATCACCTATTTGATGCGCGCTGCGCGAAAAGGCACCGTGGTTCCCATGGTCATCGAGTTGGATGGCCGGTTCGTGGGGCAGTTGACTATCGGCAACATCCAGCACGGCGGCATCTCCGATGCCTGGATTGGCTATTGGGTTTCCAGCGCGGTGACGGGGCGCGGTATCGCTACGGCCGCCTGCGCGCTCGGCGTGGATCATGCTTTTCGACGCATAGGTCTGCATCGCCTCACCGCCACCTATCTACCCAGCAACCCAGCATCCGGGAAGGTGCTCGGACACAGCGGTTTCCGCCCAGAAGGCTATCTCATTAGAAATCTGCATATTGATGGACAATGGATGGATCACCATTTTGTGGCATTGCTGGCGGATGAGTATTCAATAACCGCGGTGGAACGTCTCACTAGAGAGGGACGATTGCGCCGATGA
- the glpR gene encoding divisome protein SepX/GlpR, giving the protein MSGILVIGLIVVVWLVVLAPLLLRGQKPIAKAGEAFDDTRVISEGGSNIPSPRRPGLSSAQLDDEEDTDDVDDDYEIVDSPSIFRPRKEEPVEEDLDTDVELEEDIEVSLETDDYVEPAPVVEVSQEWNVEDHYELDDSYDTPLDHLHPAARARAYEDFQEHQPEQQPEVEEFDADDELTEEDVAFAQRRRGRGYYDPEADREFAASQYVRRQRTLLGLAATVVISVILGFVFGGWVWGLPAVALAATALYLMALRSQVREENALRARRIRRLRRSRMGVRNSEDLPSRLRRPGAVVLELDDESPDFEGLPTVAMPEEPYYEEPRRNIRHLGQRRVS; this is encoded by the coding sequence GTGTCCGGAATCCTTGTGATCGGCCTGATTGTGGTGGTGTGGCTTGTTGTGCTCGCACCGCTACTTCTTCGAGGCCAAAAGCCCATTGCTAAGGCTGGAGAAGCATTCGACGACACCCGCGTTATCTCTGAAGGCGGAAGCAACATTCCGTCTCCTCGTCGCCCTGGCTTGAGTTCTGCTCAGCTAGACGATGAGGAAGATACAGATGATGTGGATGATGATTATGAGATCGTCGATTCTCCCAGCATTTTCCGACCACGCAAAGAGGAACCCGTCGAGGAAGATCTCGACACCGATGTAGAGCTTGAAGAAGACATCGAAGTTTCTCTAGAAACTGATGACTACGTTGAGCCTGCTCCCGTCGTAGAAGTTTCACAAGAGTGGAATGTGGAAGATCATTACGAGCTAGATGATTCCTACGACACCCCGCTTGATCACTTGCACCCAGCTGCAAGGGCTCGTGCATATGAGGACTTCCAGGAACACCAGCCTGAGCAGCAGCCTGAGGTCGAAGAATTTGATGCAGACGATGAGCTGACTGAAGAAGATGTTGCCTTTGCACAGCGTCGACGTGGCCGTGGCTACTACGACCCAGAGGCTGACCGTGAGTTCGCTGCCTCCCAGTATGTTCGCCGCCAGCGCACCCTGTTGGGTCTTGCAGCCACAGTCGTTATCTCTGTAATTCTCGGATTCGTCTTTGGCGGTTGGGTCTGGGGACTGCCAGCAGTAGCATTGGCTGCGACCGCATTGTACCTGATGGCTCTGCGCAGTCAGGTTCGTGAGGAGAATGCTCTTCGCGCTCGTCGAATCCGCAGGCTCCGCCGCTCCCGGATGGGTGTACGAAACTCTGAAGACCTTCCTTCCCGTTTGCGTCGTCCAGGTGCAGTTGTCCTCGAGCTTGATGATGAATCGCCAGATTTCGAAGGCCTCCCAACGGTGGCAATGCCGGAGGAACCTTACTACGAGGAGCCACGTCGAAACATTCGACACCTGGGTCAGCGTCGCGTGAGCTAG
- a CDS encoding CynX/NimT family MFS transporter — MSGTSPKLKVFTFLAVLVAAFNLRSAIVSVGAVLDDLVHDFGASGSTAGIITAIPGIAFGIFGVAAVPLAKKIGLSGALTSGMIVGLIGLSIRPWVGNIWAFIFLTGFVVMGIAVANILLPAWIKLHGGKSTVALMTVYTTVLGVGSTLGPLSTLLFSGSNAWRWAIFIWALPAVLQVAIWLPMWWDKKYDFPAETVKSGSTGKIWTSPTAFFIMLFFGLQSMNAYIQMGWLPKIFIDAGVSPAHASIGLSIVGIMGIVGGFTMPVAIARTRDKNLVWFPVVFGASMFLGYVGTWLWPSQGWYLWSFLLGLGGLCFPMAIALIPARTKDPRITASLSGFVQPVGYILAALGPLAVGAIYQAIGSWSEILVGLALGTVVLSIVGFRAARNVTVDDELRRSK; from the coding sequence ATGTCCGGAACCTCCCCAAAACTAAAAGTCTTTACCTTTCTAGCTGTCCTCGTGGCAGCTTTTAATTTGCGCTCAGCCATCGTGTCGGTCGGCGCAGTGCTTGATGATCTCGTCCATGATTTTGGGGCGTCCGGATCAACCGCAGGAATTATCACAGCCATACCAGGAATCGCCTTCGGCATTTTTGGTGTGGCTGCTGTGCCTTTAGCGAAGAAAATCGGACTCAGTGGTGCACTTACATCCGGAATGATCGTTGGACTCATCGGGTTGTCAATCCGCCCATGGGTCGGCAACATTTGGGCATTTATCTTCCTCACCGGCTTCGTGGTGATGGGAATTGCGGTCGCCAACATTTTGCTTCCGGCGTGGATCAAACTCCACGGTGGCAAAAGCACTGTCGCATTGATGACGGTGTACACCACCGTGCTTGGTGTTGGATCTACCTTGGGGCCGTTGTCCACATTGCTGTTTAGCGGATCGAATGCGTGGCGCTGGGCAATCTTTATTTGGGCACTTCCTGCCGTTTTGCAGGTGGCAATCTGGCTGCCCATGTGGTGGGACAAGAAGTATGACTTCCCAGCCGAGACTGTGAAATCTGGTTCGACTGGAAAGATCTGGACATCGCCAACAGCATTCTTCATCATGCTGTTCTTCGGTTTGCAGTCCATGAACGCATATATCCAAATGGGATGGCTGCCCAAAATCTTTATCGATGCAGGTGTAAGTCCCGCACATGCCTCTATCGGATTGTCGATTGTGGGCATCATGGGCATTGTTGGTGGATTCACCATGCCTGTCGCAATCGCTAGGACCAGGGATAAGAACCTCGTGTGGTTCCCCGTGGTCTTTGGTGCATCGATGTTCCTCGGTTATGTGGGAACGTGGCTGTGGCCGTCCCAAGGCTGGTACCTGTGGTCATTCCTTCTTGGTTTAGGTGGACTCTGCTTCCCGATGGCTATCGCCCTGATTCCAGCGCGTACGAAAGATCCGAGAATTACCGCAAGCTTGTCTGGATTTGTGCAGCCGGTGGGTTACATTCTTGCAGCCCTTGGGCCATTGGCAGTGGGAGCGATCTACCAGGCGATTGGCTCCTGGTCAGAGATCCTCGTTGGTTTGGCCTTGGGCACAGTAGTGTTGTCGATTGTGGGATTCAGAGCAGCACGCAATGTGACGGTTGATGATGAATTGAGGAGATCAAAGTAG
- a CDS encoding DoxX family protein, with amino-acid sequence MDKPVVRDAALLIFRAVLGVIFVAHGWEKLFISGVTKTTGQFSAWGVPQPKLSVWITSISELLGGAFLVVGLLTTFVAGALALLIAAAIYFVHLSSGFFTVENGIEFPLLIIVSLLVIVVFGSGRASVDGVLTRG; translated from the coding sequence ATGGATAAACCGGTCGTGAGGGATGCAGCTCTGCTGATTTTTCGCGCTGTGCTCGGAGTGATCTTTGTGGCACACGGGTGGGAAAAGCTGTTCATCTCCGGAGTTACCAAGACAACAGGACAATTTTCAGCCTGGGGAGTGCCTCAACCCAAGCTCTCGGTGTGGATCACATCGATCTCTGAGCTGCTCGGTGGTGCCTTCCTAGTGGTTGGTTTGCTCACCACCTTTGTTGCTGGTGCATTAGCGCTGTTGATCGCCGCTGCTATTTACTTTGTGCACTTGAGTTCGGGCTTTTTCACAGTTGAGAACGGCATCGAATTCCCCTTGCTCATCATTGTTTCTTTGCTCGTGATCGTTGTGTTTGGTTCTGGTAGAGCCAGCGTTGATGGGGTGCTCACGCGTGGTTGA
- a CDS encoding zf-HC2 domain-containing protein — protein sequence MVDCSAIQAALSAKLDGEPTGLDDAVIEAHLANCEECRNYYNRAAELNRMLNFCAAEPRTLTPPDLSEIILAEVEPEWRRHANAKVVGSLLSRVLLVILGVVYLAWGITMLGDSASISVQEDPLTSRLLAEAVAYRIALSVGLLFAAWKPRIIAGMLPIFGTLWTFSAGFAARDLVFGVADSQTGLSIGLLLISTIVLSFALVNSSGPGILRRTWNSLNAAPG from the coding sequence GTGGTTGACTGTAGTGCCATTCAAGCCGCGCTGTCCGCCAAATTAGATGGTGAGCCGACAGGCTTGGATGATGCAGTAATTGAAGCGCACCTCGCTAATTGTGAAGAGTGCAGAAATTACTACAACCGTGCTGCTGAGTTGAATCGGATGCTCAATTTTTGCGCCGCGGAACCTCGCACCCTGACCCCGCCTGATCTATCAGAGATCATTCTGGCAGAGGTGGAACCAGAATGGCGCAGGCATGCCAACGCCAAGGTTGTGGGATCCCTGCTATCGCGGGTGTTGTTGGTGATCCTGGGTGTGGTTTACCTCGCCTGGGGTATCACAATGTTGGGGGATTCGGCGTCGATAAGCGTCCAAGAAGACCCGCTCACCTCGCGCCTGCTCGCGGAGGCCGTTGCCTACCGCATTGCTCTTTCTGTGGGGCTGTTATTTGCGGCGTGGAAGCCGCGGATTATCGCGGGCATGCTCCCGATTTTTGGAACGTTGTGGACATTTAGTGCTGGTTTTGCTGCGCGCGATCTCGTGTTTGGCGTCGCCGATTCACAGACGGGACTGTCCATTGGTCTGCTGTTGATTTCTACGATTGTGCTGTCGTTTGCGTTGGTGAATAGTTCTGGACCGGGTATTTTGCGGCGCACATGGAACTCATTGAACGCCGCGCCCGGCTAA